In Cryptomeria japonica chromosome 10, Sugi_1.0, whole genome shotgun sequence, a genomic segment contains:
- the LOC131060777 gene encoding exocyst complex component EXO70A1 — translation MDFIRARESLQQTMEAAKQISKSLEKSDQKLVQIERERANLEYVMAPLSTQSKESKDLSDSVDRALEPTWVILKAMESIRNMETVLMDDPLKDLHMYAKTISDLEEFLSHINQKYPTMVEYLKGAIDVAGESRISDSYKMRVLNEALEGLEMVGPQTFMENGSELLASALKKLESAFMSVLVENSVAINLHGEKSSEKEDLVLTLDLRAVELINIIAEKLNTFGRGQKCLKMYWEVRIKILRDSFKSMETHYLRYDTAESVDATEWHDVEGYVADWLVMLKKTVKVLVSFERDFCCKIFETFGEKVWTECFGKLVFRSVMSALIEFGEAVALSQTQPEKLFKLLDMLEGLQSLKEDFGNLFEGSGCLEIRVRLQDLEKKLVHGACQVLRDFKGKIVEDAGISIDGTAPRIASYVVNYLKLMVTEYGKVMTGALEMEDSTSLAQNVSLVIDSLELNLRTRAKGYSETALADLFLMNSYWYIFKRARDSELGSVLGEPWLKQRRRLVNQHVLSYEKEKWGPLLKHLNRNGLVMSSGGRGGARDLFKQRLRAFNTTLETIYETHKSWLISEQELREATFVEIVQAVVPAYRSYIETFGHLLDQNMDGKKYLRYTPEQLESLLADLLTEKPTRAESESGKTKRTSSDIKHISI, via the coding sequence ATGGATTTTATCAGAGCTCGGGAGTCTCTTCAGCAGACCATGGAAGCAGCCAAACAAATTAGCAAATCCCTGGAAAAATCTGACCAAAAACTTGTTCAGATTGAAAGAGAGAGAGCAAATCTGGAGTATGTTATGGCACCCCTGTCAACCCAATCCAAGGAGTCCAAAGACTTGTCAGACTCTGTAGACAGAGCATTAGAGCCCACTTGGGTCATCCTCAAGGCCATGGAATCTATTAGGAATATGGAAACTGTTTTAATGGATGACCCACTAAAAGACCTGCATATGTATGCTAAAACAATCTCGGATTTGGAGGAGTTTTTAAGTCATATCAACCAGAAATACCCCACAATGGTAGAGTACTTGAAAGGGGCCATTGATGTTGCAGGTGAGAGCAGGATATCAGATAGTTATAAGATGCGTGTATTGAATGAAGCATTAGAGGGTTTAGAGATGGTGGGTCCTCAGACTTTCATGGAAAATGGCTCAGAGCTGCTGGCTTCGGCATtgaaaaagcttgaatcagctttCATGTCTGTTCTTGTGGAAAACAGTGTTGCTATAAATCTTCATGGTGAAAAATCTTCTGAGAAAGAAGATTTGGTTTTAACTTTGGATTTAAGGGCTGTTGAATTGATCAACATAATTGCAGAGAAGTTGAATACCTTTGGCAGGGGTCAGAAGTGCTTGAAAATGTATTGGGAAGTCAGAATTAAGATCCTGAGAGACAGCTTCAAAAGCATGGAGACTCATTATCTGAGGTATGATACTGCAGAGAGTGTTGATGCCACAGAGTGGCATGATGTAGAGGGCTATGTTGCAGATTGGTTGGTGATGTTGAAGAAAACAGTGAAGGTCTTGGTGTCTTTTGAGAGGGATTTCTGCTGCAAGATCTTCGAGACATTTGGGGAAAAGGTATGGACAGAGTGTTTTGGAAAATTGGTTTTTAGGAGTGTTATGAGTGCGCTGATAGAATTTGGGGAAGCTGTTGCACTGAGCCAAACTCAACCCGAGAAGCTGTTTAAACTGTTAGATATGCTTGAAGGATTGCAAAGCCTGAAGGAAGATTTTGGAAATCTTTTTGAAGGGTCAGGATGCTTGGAAATCAGGGTTAGGTTACAGGATTTGGAGAAAAAATTGGTGCACGGTGCTTGCCAAGTGTTGAGAGACTTTAAGGGGAAAattgtggaggatgcagggatttCCATAGATGGAACTGCACCAAGGATTGCTAGTTatgttgtaaattatctaaaattAATGGTGACTGAATATGGAAAAGTGATGACAGGGGCTTTGGAAATGGAGGACAGTACAAGCCTTGCACAAAATGTTAGTCTTGTTATAGATTCTTTGGAGTTGAATTTGAGAACCAGAGCAAAGGGGTACAGCGAAACCGCACTGGCAGATCTATTTCTAATGAATAGTTATTGGTATATATTCAAGAGAGCCAGAGACAGTGAGCTGGGATCAGTCTTGGGCGAACCCTGGTTGAAGCAGAGGAGGCGGCTTGTTAACCAGCATGTATTGAGCTATGAAAAGGAGAAATGGGGGCCTCTGTTGAAGCATCTGAATAGAAATGGATTGGTCATGTCCAGTGGTGGAAGAGGAGGGGCAAGGGACTTGTTTAAGCAGAGACTTAGGGCATTCAATACAACACTTGAGACCATCTATGAAACACACAAGAGCTGGTTGATCTCTGAGCAAGAGCTCAGGGAGGCCACTTTTGTGGAAATTGTTCAGGCTGTCGTTCCTGCCTACAGAAGCTATATTGAAACATTCGGCCATTTGCTTGACCAGAATATGGACGGAAAGAAGTATTTGAGATACACTCCAGAGCAATTAGAGAGCTTGTTAGCAGATCTATTGACAGAGAAACCTACCAGGGCTGAATCGGAAAGTGGAAAAACGAAAAGAACAAGCTCTGATATAAAACACATAAGTATTTAA